The proteins below are encoded in one region of Streptomyces marianii:
- a CDS encoding IS1634 family transposase — translation MYVKTTKRENKSGTVRYLHLAHNEWDPVKGRAVPKVLFTFGREDDLDRDAVRRLVASLSRLLEPGEALASTAAGDLEFVSSVPFGGTYVLDHLWRRLRIDRIVGQVGQPKRGRRRDMSMTERVLFSLVANRALAPSSKLAAADWVTHDVHVEGLPAIDDDACYRAMDWLHEVTDDLEKRVFDEVANLLNLEVDLLFFDTTSTYFELEEADGPVARDDKGRLLTDDRPPAEEDGESADQAGFRAFGKSKDSRDDLPQIVIGMAVTRDGIPVRVWSWPGNTGDSKLIRQVKDDMRDWTLSKIVWVTDRGFSSERNRRYLRQGDNAYIVGEKLRSGSPEVKAALSRQGRYGEIAQNMRVKEVRISDTERFVICHNPEAATRDQHIREQLVSQLTTLIEDTDKLSDFKRGELRGKIADKPGLNRYLRTTPSGKLRIDTAKIKTEENLDGKYLLRCSDPGLSAEDIALGYKQLLEVERGWRDMKQIIDLRPVYHRLEERIRAHVVLCWLALLLIRIIETSADATWTTVRRELDRLHLGTFTGPTGLFRQVTALTKPQRDLLAKLNIPAPKQIIALEPAPR, via the coding sequence GTGTATGTGAAGACGACGAAGCGGGAGAACAAGTCCGGCACGGTCCGGTACCTGCACCTGGCCCACAACGAGTGGGATCCGGTAAAGGGCCGGGCGGTCCCGAAGGTGCTGTTCACGTTCGGCCGTGAGGACGACCTCGACCGGGACGCAGTGAGGCGCCTGGTCGCGTCTCTATCGAGGCTGCTGGAGCCGGGTGAGGCACTGGCGTCGACGGCGGCGGGTGACCTGGAGTTCGTCTCGTCGGTCCCGTTCGGCGGCACCTATGTCCTCGATCATCTCTGGCGTCGGCTGAGGATCGACAGGATCGTCGGGCAGGTCGGGCAGCCCAAACGGGGCCGGCGCCGGGACATGTCGATGACCGAGCGGGTGCTGTTCTCCCTGGTCGCGAACCGGGCCCTGGCTCCGTCGTCCAAGCTGGCCGCCGCGGACTGGGTCACGCACGACGTGCATGTCGAGGGCCTGCCGGCCATCGACGACGACGCCTGCTACCGGGCGATGGACTGGCTCCACGAGGTGACCGACGACCTGGAGAAGCGGGTGTTCGACGAGGTCGCGAACCTCCTCAACCTCGAGGTCGACCTGCTGTTCTTCGACACCACCAGCACCTACTTCGAACTGGAGGAGGCCGACGGACCCGTCGCCCGCGACGACAAGGGCCGCCTCCTGACGGACGACCGCCCACCCGCTGAAGAGGACGGCGAGAGCGCGGATCAGGCCGGGTTCCGTGCCTTCGGCAAGTCGAAGGACTCCCGCGACGACCTGCCGCAGATCGTGATCGGGATGGCCGTCACGAGGGACGGGATCCCGGTCCGCGTCTGGTCCTGGCCCGGCAACACCGGTGACAGCAAGCTGATCCGGCAGGTCAAGGACGACATGCGGGACTGGACCCTCAGCAAGATCGTGTGGGTCACCGACCGGGGATTCTCCAGCGAACGCAACCGCCGCTACCTCCGCCAGGGCGACAACGCCTACATCGTCGGCGAGAAACTCCGCTCAGGCAGCCCGGAGGTGAAGGCCGCCCTGTCCCGCCAGGGCCGCTACGGCGAGATCGCCCAGAACATGCGGGTCAAGGAGGTGCGGATCTCCGACACCGAACGGTTCGTGATCTGCCACAACCCCGAAGCCGCCACCCGTGACCAGCACATACGCGAACAACTCGTCTCCCAGCTCACGACCCTGATCGAAGACACCGACAAGCTCAGCGACTTCAAGCGTGGCGAACTCCGCGGCAAGATCGCCGACAAGCCCGGCCTCAACCGCTACCTCCGCACCACCCCGTCCGGCAAGCTCCGCATCGACACCGCGAAGATCAAGACCGAGGAGAACCTCGACGGCAAGTACCTGCTGCGATGCTCCGACCCGGGCCTGTCCGCCGAGGACATCGCACTCGGATACAAGCAGCTCCTCGAAGTCGAGCGGGGCTGGCGGGACATGAAGCAGATCATCGACCTGCGGCCCGTCTATCACCGGCTCGAGGAACGCATACGCGCACACGTCGTCCTCTGCTGGCTCGCCCTCCTGTTGATCCGCATCATCGAGACCAGCGCCGACGCGACCTGGACGACCGTCCGCCGCGAGCTCGACCGGCTCCACCTCGGTACGTTCACCGGCCCTACCGGCCTGTTCCGCCAGGTCACCGCCCTCACCAAGCCCCAGAGGGACCTGCTGGCCAAGCTCAACATCCCCGCACCGAAGCAGATCATCGCGCTCGAACCCGCACCCCGCTGA
- a CDS encoding UvrD-helicase domain-containing protein, whose amino-acid sequence MEPTKEQQAAREVFASGRDLALVAGAGTGKTSTLILMGAATRKRGLCVAFNRAIADDARGRFGPNVECRTAHSLAFRAVGHHYRERLDASARMPAKHTARLLGITRDLDVGSRQIKVTHAARLVMGVVRKFCYTTDRQVMARHMEPVNGLDGLGQDYLARTLLPYAHRAWEDICSPAGRLRFEHDHYMKLWAMTSPQLGADFVLLDEAQDTNPVLEEVFLAQDAQRVCVGDPAQQIYGWRNARDVMTGFPAEQLRLTQSFRFGPAIAEVANRWLGHAESEMQLTGHGPGSRVGEAAQPEAVLCRGNVDAMSEVLSYLELGIPVALTGGGSALQRIAKAALELKAGQRTSHPELFLFSSWGEVQEYAEQDKAGQDLKAIMQLVDTYGPDQIIAAVDRLSPEEKAQVTVSTAHKAKGREWPSVRIGKGFMAPSVDDHGLQRALNASEARLIYVAVTRARHLLDTEGIAWIDAYEKTMAGAGRDGTVAGRPMIELSLTGQLKYDSSPISQFMAAHLPYSQNLVGDYQARIVGLPHPVQPIDVQYPNWSALGHAVDYRLRLSLGGRLGLAVVAGVMFLDETGPLRGAPARGARAALHTAGRELLATVDAYLADPGSLDENALIRLCFVAGFFEDIARTGEIRRFSMLSSATPATTLADLSAAVPEYVVTDIGQQMRLAEGPFAAFRALPQRARVCGPVFAGSGDIADADFILGGLLLDCKATKDPRRLGREEIYQLAGYLLLDYDDEFGIDQVGLYLSRQGGLITWDGADFLRRLGASAPLPQLRAQLRRHLHEAARR is encoded by the coding sequence ATGGAGCCGACGAAGGAGCAGCAGGCTGCCCGTGAGGTGTTCGCCTCCGGCCGGGACCTGGCCCTGGTCGCCGGAGCGGGGACGGGCAAGACGTCCACGCTGATCCTGATGGGCGCCGCGACCCGCAAACGCGGGCTGTGTGTGGCGTTCAACCGGGCGATCGCCGACGACGCCCGCGGGCGATTCGGGCCGAACGTGGAGTGCCGTACCGCGCACTCCCTGGCCTTCAGGGCTGTCGGCCACCACTACCGTGAGCGTCTGGATGCCTCGGCGCGAATGCCCGCCAAGCACACCGCCCGCCTGCTCGGCATCACCCGTGACCTTGACGTGGGCTCCCGCCAGATCAAGGTCACTCACGCCGCGCGCCTGGTGATGGGCGTGGTCCGCAAGTTCTGCTACACCACCGACCGGCAGGTCATGGCCCGCCACATGGAGCCGGTCAACGGCCTCGACGGCCTCGGCCAGGACTATCTCGCCCGGACCCTGCTGCCCTACGCGCACCGTGCGTGGGAGGACATCTGCTCGCCCGCGGGCCGGCTGCGGTTCGAGCACGACCACTACATGAAGCTGTGGGCGATGACCTCCCCGCAGCTCGGGGCGGACTTCGTCCTGCTGGACGAGGCCCAGGACACCAACCCCGTCCTGGAGGAGGTCTTCCTCGCCCAGGACGCGCAGCGGGTGTGCGTCGGGGATCCCGCCCAGCAGATCTACGGCTGGCGCAACGCGCGCGATGTGATGACCGGCTTCCCCGCCGAACAGCTACGCCTGACCCAGTCCTTCCGCTTCGGCCCGGCCATCGCCGAGGTGGCCAACCGGTGGCTGGGACACGCCGAGTCGGAGATGCAGCTGACCGGCCACGGACCCGGCTCCCGCGTGGGTGAGGCGGCGCAGCCCGAGGCGGTGCTGTGCCGGGGCAACGTGGACGCGATGAGCGAGGTCCTGTCCTACCTGGAGCTCGGCATCCCGGTGGCGCTGACCGGCGGAGGCAGCGCGCTGCAGCGCATCGCCAAGGCCGCACTCGAGCTCAAGGCCGGGCAGCGCACCAGCCACCCGGAGCTGTTCTTGTTCTCCTCCTGGGGCGAGGTGCAGGAGTACGCCGAGCAGGACAAGGCCGGCCAGGACCTCAAAGCGATCATGCAGCTGGTCGACACCTACGGCCCCGACCAGATCATCGCCGCGGTGGACCGTCTGTCCCCGGAGGAGAAGGCGCAGGTCACCGTCTCCACCGCGCACAAGGCCAAGGGACGGGAGTGGCCGTCGGTACGCATCGGCAAGGGCTTCATGGCCCCGTCGGTGGACGACCACGGCCTGCAGCGCGCGCTGAACGCGAGCGAGGCCCGCCTGATCTACGTCGCGGTCACCCGCGCCCGCCATCTGCTGGACACCGAGGGCATCGCCTGGATCGACGCGTACGAAAAGACCATGGCCGGCGCCGGCCGGGACGGCACGGTAGCCGGGCGGCCGATGATCGAGCTCAGTCTGACCGGGCAGCTGAAGTACGACTCCTCACCGATCTCGCAGTTCATGGCCGCCCACCTCCCGTACAGCCAGAACCTGGTGGGCGACTATCAGGCGCGCATCGTCGGCCTCCCTCACCCGGTGCAGCCGATCGACGTGCAGTACCCGAACTGGTCGGCCCTCGGCCACGCCGTCGACTACCGCCTCCGTCTCAGCCTCGGCGGGCGGCTCGGACTGGCCGTTGTCGCCGGCGTCATGTTCCTTGACGAGACCGGACCGCTGCGCGGCGCACCGGCGCGTGGGGCCCGAGCGGCCCTGCACACGGCAGGCCGCGAACTGCTGGCCACCGTCGATGCCTACCTCGCCGACCCCGGCAGCCTGGACGAGAACGCGCTCATCCGGCTGTGCTTCGTGGCCGGCTTCTTCGAGGACATCGCCCGCACCGGTGAGATCCGCCGCTTCAGCATGCTCAGCTCCGCCACCCCCGCCACGACCCTGGCCGACCTCTCCGCGGCGGTCCCCGAGTACGTTGTGACCGACATCGGCCAGCAGATGCGGCTCGCCGAGGGTCCGTTCGCCGCCTTCCGGGCTCTACCGCAAAGGGCCCGCGTGTGCGGTCCGGTCTTCGCCGGCAGCGGCGACATCGCCGACGCCGACTTCATCCTCGGCGGCCTGCTGCTGGACTGCAAAGCCACCAAGGACCCCCGCCGCCTGGGCCGCGAGGAGATATATCAACTCGCCGGATACCTCCTGCTGGACTACGACGACGAGTTCGGCATCGACCAGGTGGGCCTGTACCTCTCCCGCCAGGGCGGCCTGATCACCTGGGACGGAGCCGACTTCCTGCGGAGGCTCGGCGCGAGCGCCCCTCTGCCGCAGCTGCGCGCACAGCTGCGCCGGCACCTGCACGAGGCAGCCCGCCGCTGA
- a CDS encoding DUF3533 domain-containing protein — protein sequence MRATALWKQPRGWLAVIVGSLLAAVITMAYIGPASDPQANVRDLPLVLVNADEGVRAGDSRVRLGSDISTQIEQTAHRDGRVAWRTVGSLQAAEQLLARDEAYAGLVLPRDFSRKAMSLVTPDGRPERPTMTVLTNEGAGGVASSMAEKAARQTAAETSASLGTQLTERMQATTATARPDAARLLLLQDPVRTLTEPGQTASGAAAGGSMTLYLTIAVLLAGLLPAMLLTMVVDAALGYGAWEIGPRRTLRPLVRIARTSTFAAKAGIGAATGFAAGSAVIAVAVWGLDVEPDQPLQLWMFAGMACAAITQLTLALFAVFGMAGQLLALLTVTLLGVPLSGATIPVEAQPGFAASMGELLPARHVTEGIRSLLFFDGLGSGLGRAWAVLVIYAVGAFLVGLVVSRLYDRCGFDRATQLELAQQQPQLPAAAAV from the coding sequence GTGCGGGCAACGGCCCTGTGGAAGCAACCTCGCGGCTGGCTGGCAGTGATCGTCGGCAGCCTGCTCGCGGCAGTGATCACCATGGCCTACATCGGACCGGCATCCGATCCGCAGGCGAACGTCCGGGACCTCCCCCTGGTCCTTGTCAACGCCGACGAGGGAGTGCGCGCGGGAGACTCCCGCGTGCGGCTGGGCAGCGACATCAGCACCCAGATCGAACAGACCGCGCATCGCGACGGCCGGGTCGCCTGGCGGACCGTCGGCTCCCTGCAAGCAGCCGAGCAACTGCTCGCGCGGGACGAGGCCTACGCCGGACTCGTCCTTCCGCGCGACTTCAGCCGAAAGGCGATGTCCCTCGTCACGCCGGACGGACGGCCGGAACGTCCCACGATGACGGTTCTCACCAACGAGGGCGCCGGAGGAGTGGCCTCCTCGATGGCCGAGAAGGCCGCCCGGCAGACCGCCGCGGAGACCTCCGCCAGCCTCGGCACACAACTCACGGAGCGCATGCAGGCCACCACGGCCACCGCCAGGCCCGACGCCGCCCGGCTCCTGCTGCTCCAGGACCCGGTCCGCACGCTCACCGAGCCCGGTCAGACGGCCTCCGGTGCCGCGGCGGGAGGGTCCATGACCCTCTATCTGACGATCGCCGTGCTGCTGGCCGGACTGCTGCCCGCGATGCTGCTCACGATGGTGGTCGACGCCGCGCTCGGCTACGGCGCATGGGAAATAGGGCCGCGCCGCACTCTGCGGCCCCTCGTTCGCATCGCCCGTACCTCGACCTTCGCGGCGAAGGCGGGAATCGGCGCGGCCACCGGATTTGCTGCGGGCAGCGCAGTGATTGCCGTCGCGGTGTGGGGACTGGACGTGGAACCAGACCAGCCGCTACAGCTCTGGATGTTCGCCGGCATGGCGTGCGCGGCGATCACGCAGCTGACGCTGGCGCTGTTCGCCGTCTTCGGCATGGCAGGTCAATTGCTCGCGCTACTGACGGTGACACTACTCGGCGTCCCGCTGTCCGGTGCAACGATTCCGGTGGAGGCCCAGCCGGGGTTCGCCGCGTCGATGGGTGAGCTACTCCCAGCTCGGCACGTCACGGAGGGGATCCGCTCGCTGCTCTTCTTCGACGGGCTGGGGTCCGGTCTGGGCCGGGCTTGGGCGGTGCTCGTCATTTACGCGGTCGGGGCGTTCTTGGTCGGGCTGGTGGTGTCGCGTCTGTACGACCGGTGCGGCTTCGACCGGGCGACGCAGCTGGAACTCGCCCAGCAGCAGCCGCAGCTACCCGCGGCGGCCGCTGTTTGA
- a CDS encoding LLM class flavin-dependent oxidoreductase has product MPELLTPMTELKTPHVPLLFAALPAVRPARDNVPWQRPLTEAAVAAEQAGIDALVVEHGAGLQEPVLDPVVVLAGLAPRTYRLGLVAEVPSSSGEPERLAGELASLDTISGGRAGWLVPEPEGQFGPELDGQFVPASDGQSGPKYGPAEAFIDEVGEHWKGRRPLVLTSWPHSPSATRQADDTVGPPAPSGLALKTFTVALEPGEAVAQRLAAALADGRTDGLLLRFPGGSAGLLRFAHEIVPILRDRALLPERTANPRQLRARLGLERPIAAPHGPAA; this is encoded by the coding sequence ATGCCTGAACTGCTGACGCCCATGACCGAACTGAAGACGCCCCACGTCCCGCTCCTCTTCGCCGCGCTGCCGGCCGTACGCCCCGCCAGGGACAACGTGCCGTGGCAGCGGCCGCTGACCGAGGCTGCCGTCGCCGCCGAGCAAGCCGGAATCGACGCCCTCGTAGTCGAGCACGGTGCCGGTCTCCAAGAACCCGTCCTGGACCCCGTCGTCGTACTCGCGGGCCTCGCACCCCGCACCTACCGCCTCGGCCTCGTCGCCGAGGTGCCCAGTTCCTCGGGTGAACCCGAGCGGTTGGCAGGGGAGCTCGCCTCACTCGACACCATCAGCGGCGGCCGCGCGGGCTGGCTCGTCCCGGAACCCGAGGGGCAGTTCGGACCTGAACTCGACGGCCAGTTCGTGCCTGCATCCGACGGGCAGTCCGGACCGAAGTACGGGCCCGCCGAAGCATTCATCGACGAGGTCGGCGAGCACTGGAAAGGGCGACGCCCGCTCGTCCTCACCTCGTGGCCCCACAGCCCCTCGGCGACCCGCCAGGCCGACGACACCGTGGGCCCGCCGGCCCCATCCGGCCTCGCCCTCAAGACATTCACCGTGGCCCTCGAACCGGGCGAGGCGGTGGCCCAGAGGCTCGCGGCCGCGCTCGCCGACGGCCGCACCGACGGCCTCCTGCTCCGCTTCCCCGGCGGCAGCGCGGGATTGCTCCGCTTCGCACACGAGATCGTGCCGATACTGCGGGACCGCGCCCTGCTGCCCGAGCGGACGGCGAACCCCCGGCAGCTTCGGGCCCGGCTCGGACTGGAACGCCCGATCGCAGCGCCCCATGGACCCGCCGCCTGA
- a CDS encoding LLM class flavin-dependent oxidoreductase gives MGLQVPPAPPDPYDYPFLEFLALELERGRLDTLLVPEVLRLPGDAQDSAAGQEFEATTLLAGLAGATDRIGIAAATTATPGRAEAIARRFASLDVLSAGRSGWQPAPSSDPDALAEETEDGELRRKITGELLDEVHGLWAAAKQDRPSSPAPVPQGRPVLFQTADTAPDRALATRHADVVLAGRLPLEAARARYAEIKAEAATHGRQPEQLVVWAELTPLVVHHWDPARGKPDGEVLAGTPAQIADQIEQWFELRACDGFALSFPSLPGPLVDFVDHVIPELWRRGLFPSDYESRTLRQNLGLRSYAPATEGIHA, from the coding sequence ATGGGCCTGCAGGTCCCGCCCGCGCCGCCCGACCCGTACGACTACCCGTTCCTCGAATTCCTGGCCCTGGAGCTGGAGCGGGGACGCCTGGACACCCTGCTCGTACCGGAAGTGCTCCGGCTTCCGGGTGACGCACAGGACAGTGCCGCAGGCCAGGAGTTCGAGGCCACCACCTTGCTCGCCGGCCTCGCCGGAGCCACCGACCGAATAGGCATCGCCGCCGCGACCACGGCGACCCCCGGGCGGGCCGAGGCCATCGCCCGCAGGTTCGCCTCGCTGGACGTACTGTCGGCGGGCAGATCCGGTTGGCAGCCCGCTCCCTCATCAGACCCGGACGCCCTGGCAGAGGAGACCGAGGACGGCGAACTGCGCCGCAAGATCACCGGAGAACTCCTCGACGAGGTCCACGGCCTCTGGGCCGCCGCGAAGCAAGACCGCCCCTCCAGCCCAGCCCCGGTTCCGCAGGGCCGTCCGGTGCTCTTCCAGACTGCCGACACCGCCCCCGACCGCGCCCTGGCCACCCGTCACGCCGACGTCGTCCTCGCTGGCCGGCTGCCCCTGGAGGCGGCCCGCGCCCGCTACGCCGAGATCAAGGCCGAAGCCGCGACCCACGGCAGGCAGCCCGAGCAGCTGGTCGTCTGGGCGGAGCTGACGCCCCTTGTCGTGCACCACTGGGATCCGGCGCGGGGGAAACCGGACGGTGAGGTACTCGCGGGCACGCCCGCGCAGATCGCCGACCAGATCGAGCAGTGGTTCGAGCTGCGGGCCTGTGACGGCTTCGCCCTGTCCTTCCCCTCCCTGCCCGGACCGCTCGTCGACTTCGTGGACCACGTGATCCCCGAATTGTGGCGGCGCGGCCTGTTCCCCAGCGACTACGAGAGCCGCACGCTGCGGCAGAACCTCGGCCTGCGGTCGTACGCCCCGGCCACGGAAGGCATCCATGCCTGA